One Candidatus Cloacimonadota bacterium DNA window includes the following coding sequences:
- a CDS encoding 6-phosphofructokinase — translation MKLEGKVVIAQGGGPTAVINQSLVGVTLEARKFQQVTRVYGALYGVQGIVNEQFIDLTQETTHNLEQVANTPSSALLSTRDKPDEQYCREIFRVLKAHGVRYFFYIGGNDSADTVRIVNEEADQADYEFRAIHIPKTIDNDLVLSDHTPGYGSAARFVASAFTGVNLDNRALPGVYIGVVMGRHAGFLTAAAALAQKYPDDGPHLIYMPERPFRQENFLADVKRVYDQYGRCVVAVSEGIVDEHGTPVMTILTKNSETDAHGNVQLSGTGMLGDLLSDLVKEKLKIKRVRSDTFGYLQRSFVGCVSDVDQREAREVGERAAHYAIWYNLDGSISIQRTGFYSVNYQLEKLADVARKTRHMPDEYINSSGNGVTDEFKYYLRPLLGSGFGAAHRLRAPRVANLLKGNA, via the coding sequence ATGAAATTGGAAGGAAAAGTGGTGATTGCCCAGGGCGGAGGCCCGACGGCTGTGATCAACCAATCTTTGGTGGGGGTTACCCTCGAGGCAAGGAAATTTCAGCAGGTGACGCGGGTTTACGGCGCGCTGTACGGCGTGCAGGGCATCGTGAACGAGCAGTTCATCGATCTCACCCAGGAAACAACTCACAATCTGGAACAGGTGGCCAACACGCCCTCCTCGGCGCTGCTGTCCACGCGCGACAAACCGGATGAGCAGTACTGCCGCGAGATTTTCCGGGTGCTGAAAGCCCATGGCGTCCGCTATTTCTTTTATATTGGCGGAAACGATTCCGCCGATACGGTGCGCATCGTGAACGAAGAGGCAGATCAGGCCGATTACGAATTCCGCGCCATCCACATTCCCAAAACTATCGATAACGACCTTGTGCTCAGCGATCACACCCCGGGTTACGGCTCGGCGGCCAGATTCGTGGCCTCTGCCTTCACAGGGGTGAACCTCGACAACCGCGCCCTGCCCGGAGTTTACATCGGCGTGGTAATGGGTCGGCACGCCGGTTTTCTCACAGCCGCCGCGGCTCTGGCCCAGAAATATCCGGATGACGGGCCTCATCTGATTTACATGCCCGAAAGGCCTTTCAGGCAGGAGAATTTCCTGGCTGACGTGAAACGCGTTTACGACCAGTATGGACGCTGCGTTGTAGCTGTTTCGGAAGGAATCGTAGACGAACACGGCACCCCCGTGATGACCATCCTCACCAAGAACAGCGAAACTGACGCCCACGGCAACGTGCAGCTTTCCGGAACGGGTATGCTGGGCGATCTTCTGAGCGACCTGGTGAAGGAAAAACTCAAAATCAAGCGCGTGCGTTCTGACACTTTTGGCTATCTGCAGCGTTCTTTCGTAGGCTGCGTTTCAGATGTGGACCAGCGCGAAGCCCGCGAAGTGGGTGAACGTGCCGCTCATTACGCGATCTGGTACAATCTGGATGGCTCAATTTCCATCCAGCGCACGGGGTTTTACTCAGTGAACTACCAGCTAGAAAAACTGGCTGACGTGGCCCGCAAGACCCGCCACATGCCTGATGAATACATCAATTCCAGCGGCAACGGGGTCACCGATGAGTTCAAATATTACCTCCGGCCGCTACTTGGTTCAGGCTTTGGCGCAGCGCACAGGCTCCGTGCCCCCAGGGTGGCAAACTTGCTCAAGGGAAACGCTTGA
- the gdhA gene encoding NADP-specific glutamate dehydrogenase translates to MTFQEFMNKVTAKNPDQPEFLQAVKEVVETIWDVYQANPRFVKANIMERLVEPERTIIFRVPWMDDNGDVHVQRGYRVQFNSAIGPYKGGIRFHPSVNLSIMKFLGFEQIFKNSLTTLPMGGGKGGSDFDARGRSDAEIMRFCQSFMAELYRHIGPDTDVPAGDIGVGKREIGYLYGYYRKLVNEFTGVFTGKGSTWGGSLIRPEATGFGVVYFAEEMLKTKGKSFEGLRVALSGFGNVAWGAAQKINELGGKVVTLSGPDGYIYDEDGVSGEKVDYMLELRASNNDRVIDYAKVFPKAKFFEGKRPWEVPVDVAIPCATQNELNVEDAKNLMKNNCFCVTEAANMPCTPEAMEVFLNAKILYAPGKAANAGGVSTSGLEMTQNSMRLSWNREEVDARLHGIMKNIHEACRENGEQADGYINYVKGANVAGFLKVANAMYDQGII, encoded by the coding sequence ATGACCTTTCAAGAATTCATGAACAAAGTCACCGCCAAGAACCCGGATCAACCCGAATTTCTGCAGGCGGTAAAAGAAGTCGTCGAAACCATTTGGGACGTCTATCAGGCCAATCCCCGCTTTGTGAAAGCCAACATTATGGAACGCTTGGTCGAGCCTGAACGCACGATCATTTTCCGCGTTCCCTGGATGGATGACAATGGTGATGTGCATGTGCAGCGCGGCTACCGCGTGCAGTTCAACAGCGCCATCGGCCCCTACAAGGGCGGTATCCGCTTCCACCCCAGCGTGAACCTCTCCATTATGAAGTTCCTCGGCTTTGAGCAAATTTTCAAAAACAGCCTCACCACCCTGCCCATGGGCGGCGGCAAAGGCGGTTCGGATTTTGACGCCAGAGGAAGATCAGACGCTGAGATCATGCGTTTCTGCCAATCCTTCATGGCTGAACTCTACCGCCATATCGGCCCGGACACAGACGTTCCCGCTGGCGACATCGGCGTGGGCAAGCGCGAAATCGGCTATCTTTATGGCTATTATAGAAAGCTGGTCAATGAGTTCACCGGCGTTTTCACCGGCAAAGGCAGTACCTGGGGCGGAAGCCTAATCCGTCCTGAAGCCACCGGCTTTGGCGTGGTCTATTTCGCCGAAGAAATGCTCAAGACCAAGGGTAAGAGCTTCGAAGGCCTGCGCGTTGCGTTGTCCGGATTTGGCAACGTTGCCTGGGGCGCTGCCCAGAAGATCAACGAGCTGGGAGGTAAAGTGGTCACCCTCTCCGGTCCCGACGGCTACATCTATGATGAAGACGGCGTTTCCGGCGAAAAGGTTGACTACATGCTCGAGCTCCGCGCTTCGAACAATGACCGCGTTATCGATTATGCCAAGGTCTTCCCCAAAGCCAAATTCTTCGAAGGCAAGCGTCCTTGGGAAGTTCCCGTGGATGTGGCCATCCCCTGCGCCACTCAGAACGAACTGAACGTGGAAGACGCCAAAAACCTCATGAAGAACAACTGTTTCTGCGTCACCGAAGCCGCGAACATGCCATGCACACCTGAAGCGATGGAAGTGTTCTTGAACGCCAAGATCCTCTACGCGCCTGGCAAAGCAGCCAACGCCGGCGGTGTCTCCACCAGCGGACTGGAAATGACCCAAAACTCCATGCGCCTGAGCTGGAACCGCGAAGAAGTCGACGCCCGCCTGCACGGAATCATGAAGAACATCCATGAAGCCTGCCGCGAAAACGGCGAACAGGCCGATGGTTACATCAACTATGTGAAAGGCGCCAACGTCGCCGGCTTCCTGAAAGTCGCCAACGCCATGTACGACCAGGGCATCATCTAA
- the dnaX gene encoding DNA polymerase III subunit gamma/tau, whose amino-acid sequence MSYLVLARKYRPQTFKEVYAQDHITEILNNALLSNRIAHAYLFTGPRGVGKTSMARILAKNLNCVEGPTISPCNKCHNCLEIAAGTSADVIEIDGASNTGVDDIRELQRELLYAPSQSPWKIYIIDEVHMLSKNAFNALLKTLEEPPEKVLFIFATTEPFKVLPTIISRCQRYDFKRIPIDAIVKRLKELMLEEKIEIDSESLHLIARKADGSLRDALSLTDQVLSYCQDKVTIDKVREIFGLIPTQIYCELMRLIHARENSALLEKLQAIFEEGVDLQEFLNNMMEFIRIVILRKIGMSPSEVTSEEYPLYDGIAALFSRENLLYVMSMLLQARNEIKSSGNPYLIFELMMLKLCKLDEMEDVAKLIANLSSGAVSAAPARGSAPAAVQKPEPIRTAEPVPSNKLDFSQENLDKVWERIKARVKKESGASGIALNFSSCEVKDRFKLLIKVTGSTYFKTLDGYKDEITKIVAEFFSQAPRLELEQLASEAPTKVEIKRHTLEDLKNLDKNLARFIEITDSKISQ is encoded by the coding sequence ATGAGCTATTTAGTACTTGCCAGAAAATACCGTCCGCAAACCTTCAAAGAGGTTTACGCGCAAGACCATATCACCGAAATACTGAACAACGCGCTGCTTAGCAACCGCATCGCCCATGCCTACCTTTTCACCGGGCCGCGGGGAGTGGGAAAAACCTCCATGGCCCGCATCCTGGCAAAAAACCTCAACTGCGTGGAAGGCCCCACCATCTCTCCCTGCAATAAATGCCACAACTGCCTGGAGATCGCGGCTGGAACATCTGCAGACGTGATCGAGATCGACGGCGCCTCAAACACCGGCGTGGACGACATCCGCGAGCTTCAGCGCGAATTGCTTTACGCGCCCAGCCAGTCGCCTTGGAAAATCTATATCATCGACGAAGTGCACATGCTTTCCAAAAACGCGTTCAACGCCCTGCTTAAAACGCTTGAAGAACCGCCGGAAAAAGTGCTCTTCATCTTTGCCACCACTGAGCCCTTCAAAGTTTTGCCCACCATCATTTCCCGCTGCCAACGCTATGATTTCAAACGGATTCCGATCGATGCCATCGTGAAACGGCTCAAGGAACTCATGTTGGAGGAAAAAATCGAGATCGACTCGGAGTCGCTGCACTTGATAGCCCGCAAGGCCGACGGAAGCCTGCGCGACGCCCTTTCCCTCACCGACCAGGTGCTTTCCTACTGCCAGGACAAAGTGACCATCGACAAGGTGCGCGAAATCTTTGGCCTCATCCCCACCCAAATCTACTGTGAACTGATGCGGCTGATCCACGCCCGGGAAAACTCCGCCCTGCTGGAAAAGTTGCAGGCCATCTTTGAGGAAGGAGTGGACCTGCAGGAATTCCTGAACAACATGATGGAATTCATCCGCATCGTTATCCTGCGCAAGATCGGGATGTCGCCCAGCGAGGTCACCAGCGAGGAATATCCGCTCTACGACGGCATCGCGGCTCTCTTCAGCCGGGAAAACCTGCTCTATGTGATGAGCATGTTGCTGCAGGCGCGCAACGAAATCAAGAGCAGCGGCAACCCTTATCTGATCTTTGAACTCATGATGCTCAAGCTGTGCAAACTGGATGAAATGGAAGACGTGGCGAAGTTGATCGCCAATCTATCTTCCGGTGCCGTTTCCGCCGCCCCGGCGCGTGGCTCTGCCCCTGCTGCGGTACAGAAACCGGAACCGATCCGGACGGCGGAACCAGTTCCGAGCAACAAGCTGGATTTTAGCCAAGAAAACCTGGACAAGGTCTGGGAGCGCATCAAAGCCAGGGTCAAAAAGGAAAGCGGCGCTTCCGGAATCGCCCTTAATTTCTCCAGCTGTGAGGTTAAGGATCGTTTCAAGCTACTGATCAAAGTCACCGGCAGCACCTATTTCAAGACTCTCGACGGTTACAAGGACGAGATAACAAAAATTGTAGCGGAATTCTTCTCCCAAGCGCCGCGACTCGAGCTGGAACAACTGGCCAGCGAAGCTCC